Proteins from a genomic interval of Phlebotomus papatasi isolate M1 chromosome 3, Ppap_2.1, whole genome shotgun sequence:
- the LOC129807557 gene encoding probable cytochrome P450 6d5 isoform X1, translated as MAGIVENILLNVYFLIFVAFVIIIYFYVKYVFSYWERNNVLYKKPIFPFGNFTPVFMSRQSFGEFLLEMYQSITVDFIGLYAMVRPIFFVRNLELCRNILVKDFHFFHDRGVYVDETVDPLSGHLFSLSGEKWKQLRAKLTPTFTSGKLKAMFQTLVDCANSLEKKLKAEVDHNTEIEVRDLMARYTTNVIASVAFGIEVDSINEPNCSFRHYGKKAFAPTLKNAIRNALFLILPKIAKLIKLKTVESDYEKFIFSMVKQTIDHREKNNIQRKDFMQLLLQLRNTGNVDRGDEWNFTSTKDELKKLSINELAAQVHVFFLAGFETSSTLMSFFLYEMARNHDCQEKVQKEIDEVLGSHDGKWSYEAIMEMKYLEDCIDETLRMYPPIPLLNRECTTDYLIPGTKTIIKRGTAVLIPCIGFHYDPKYFENPMIFKPERFKTENQITSFNHLSFGDGPRACIGIRLGKMQAKIGLAIILLNFKIQLGKKLQHSKIQYAPESIVPLPIGGLHLKFSHRKL; from the exons ATGGCAGGCattgtggaaaatattttacttaatgtatactttcttatttttgtggcttttgtaataattatttatttctatGTAAAATATGTCTTTTCCTACTGGGAACGCAATAATGTTCTTTataaaaaaccaatttttccaTTTGGAAATTTTACTCCAGTATTTATGTCTAGACAATCATTTGGAGAATTTTTACTAGAAATGTACCAATCGATAACGGTCGACTTCATTGGATTATATGCTATGGTCcgaccaattttttttgtacgaAATTTGGAGTTGTGTAGAAATATATTAGTGAAagactttcatttttttcatgatcGTGGTGTATATGTGGACGAAACAGTCGATCCACTTTCAGGACACTTGTTCTCTCTCAGCGGTGAAAAATGGAAGCAATTGCGTGCCAAATTAACACCAACATTTACTTCTGGGAAACTTAAGGCTATGTTTCAGACCTTAGTTGATTGTGCTAACAGTTTGGAAAAAAAGCTGAAAGCAGAAGTTGACCATAACACTGAAATTGAAGTACGTGATCTTATGGCGAGATATACTACTAATGTTATTGCTTCGGTTGCATTTGGTATTGAAGTAGATTCAATAAACGAACCAAATTGTTCATTTAGACACTATggaaaaaaa GCATTTGCTCCAACACTAAAAAATGCTATTAGAAATGCATTATTTCTAATCTTACCAAAAATTGCTAAATTAATCAAATTGAAAACGGTCGAGAGTGactatgaaaaattcattttctccATGGTCAAACAAACAATTGaccacagagaaaaaaataatatccaaAGAAAAGATTTTATGCAGCTTCTTCTTCAACTACGTAATACTGGAAATGTTGATAGAGGAGATGAATGGAATTTTACATCGACAAAAG atgaattgaaGAAATTATCCATCAATGAACTTGCAGCACaagttcatgttttttttttagctggcTTTGAGACCTCATCAACACTTATGTCTTTCTTTCTTTATGAAATGGCCCGTAATCATGATTGTcaagaaaaagttcaaaaagaaattgatgAAGTGTTAGGAAGTCATGATGGAAAATGGTCATACGAGGCAATTatggaaatgaaatatttagaaGATTGTATCGATGAAACTTTGCGCATGTATCCCCCTATACCACTTCTTAATCGAGAGTGTACAACAGATTATCTAATACCAGGAACAAAAACCATTATTAAAAGAGGCACAGCAGTATTAATTCCTTGTATTGGATTTCATTATGATCCTAAATACTTTGAAAATCCCATGATTTTTAAACCCGAAAGATTTAAAACCGAAAACCAGATTACATCCTTCAATCACCTGTCTTTTGGTGATGGGCCTCGTGCATGTATTGGAATAAGATTAGGTAAAATGCAAGCAAAAATTGGATTGGCCATTATtcttctaaattttaaaattcaacttggtaaaaaattacaacacaGCAAAATACAGTATGCACCAGAAAGTATCGTTCCTCTACCAATTGGtgggttacatttaaaattttctcataggaaattataa
- the LOC129807557 gene encoding probable cytochrome P450 6d5 isoform X3: MVKQTIDHREKNNIQRKDFMQLLLQLRNTGNVDRGDEWNFTSTKDELKKLSINELAAQVHVFFLAGFETSSTLMSFFLYEMARNHDCQEKVQKEIDEVLGSHDGKWSYEAIMEMKYLEDCIDETLRMYPPIPLLNRECTTDYLIPGTKTIIKRGTAVLIPCIGFHYDPKYFENPMIFKPERFKTENQITSFNHLSFGDGPRACIGIRLGKMQAKIGLAIILLNFKIQLGKKLQHSKIQYAPESIVPLPIGGLHLKFSHRKL, from the exons ATGGTCAAACAAACAATTGaccacagagaaaaaaataatatccaaAGAAAAGATTTTATGCAGCTTCTTCTTCAACTACGTAATACTGGAAATGTTGATAGAGGAGATGAATGGAATTTTACATCGACAAAAG atgaattgaaGAAATTATCCATCAATGAACTTGCAGCACaagttcatgttttttttttagctggcTTTGAGACCTCATCAACACTTATGTCTTTCTTTCTTTATGAAATGGCCCGTAATCATGATTGTcaagaaaaagttcaaaaagaaattgatgAAGTGTTAGGAAGTCATGATGGAAAATGGTCATACGAGGCAATTatggaaatgaaatatttagaaGATTGTATCGATGAAACTTTGCGCATGTATCCCCCTATACCACTTCTTAATCGAGAGTGTACAACAGATTATCTAATACCAGGAACAAAAACCATTATTAAAAGAGGCACAGCAGTATTAATTCCTTGTATTGGATTTCATTATGATCCTAAATACTTTGAAAATCCCATGATTTTTAAACCCGAAAGATTTAAAACCGAAAACCAGATTACATCCTTCAATCACCTGTCTTTTGGTGATGGGCCTCGTGCATGTATTGGAATAAGATTAGGTAAAATGCAAGCAAAAATTGGATTGGCCATTATtcttctaaattttaaaattcaacttggtaaaaaattacaacacaGCAAAATACAGTATGCACCAGAAAGTATCGTTCCTCTACCAATTGGtgggttacatttaaaattttctcataggaaattataa
- the LOC129807557 gene encoding probable cytochrome P450 6d5 isoform X2 yields the protein MFQTLVDCANSLEKKLKAEVDHNTEIEVRDLMARYTTNVIASVAFGIEVDSINEPNCSFRHYGKKAFAPTLKNAIRNALFLILPKIAKLIKLKTVESDYEKFIFSMVKQTIDHREKNNIQRKDFMQLLLQLRNTGNVDRGDEWNFTSTKDELKKLSINELAAQVHVFFLAGFETSSTLMSFFLYEMARNHDCQEKVQKEIDEVLGSHDGKWSYEAIMEMKYLEDCIDETLRMYPPIPLLNRECTTDYLIPGTKTIIKRGTAVLIPCIGFHYDPKYFENPMIFKPERFKTENQITSFNHLSFGDGPRACIGIRLGKMQAKIGLAIILLNFKIQLGKKLQHSKIQYAPESIVPLPIGGLHLKFSHRKL from the exons ATGTTTCAGACCTTAGTTGATTGTGCTAACAGTTTGGAAAAAAAGCTGAAAGCAGAAGTTGACCATAACACTGAAATTGAAGTACGTGATCTTATGGCGAGATATACTACTAATGTTATTGCTTCGGTTGCATTTGGTATTGAAGTAGATTCAATAAACGAACCAAATTGTTCATTTAGACACTATggaaaaaaa GCATTTGCTCCAACACTAAAAAATGCTATTAGAAATGCATTATTTCTAATCTTACCAAAAATTGCTAAATTAATCAAATTGAAAACGGTCGAGAGTGactatgaaaaattcattttctccATGGTCAAACAAACAATTGaccacagagaaaaaaataatatccaaAGAAAAGATTTTATGCAGCTTCTTCTTCAACTACGTAATACTGGAAATGTTGATAGAGGAGATGAATGGAATTTTACATCGACAAAAG atgaattgaaGAAATTATCCATCAATGAACTTGCAGCACaagttcatgttttttttttagctggcTTTGAGACCTCATCAACACTTATGTCTTTCTTTCTTTATGAAATGGCCCGTAATCATGATTGTcaagaaaaagttcaaaaagaaattgatgAAGTGTTAGGAAGTCATGATGGAAAATGGTCATACGAGGCAATTatggaaatgaaatatttagaaGATTGTATCGATGAAACTTTGCGCATGTATCCCCCTATACCACTTCTTAATCGAGAGTGTACAACAGATTATCTAATACCAGGAACAAAAACCATTATTAAAAGAGGCACAGCAGTATTAATTCCTTGTATTGGATTTCATTATGATCCTAAATACTTTGAAAATCCCATGATTTTTAAACCCGAAAGATTTAAAACCGAAAACCAGATTACATCCTTCAATCACCTGTCTTTTGGTGATGGGCCTCGTGCATGTATTGGAATAAGATTAGGTAAAATGCAAGCAAAAATTGGATTGGCCATTATtcttctaaattttaaaattcaacttggtaaaaaattacaacacaGCAAAATACAGTATGCACCAGAAAGTATCGTTCCTCTACCAATTGGtgggttacatttaaaattttctcataggaaattataa
- the LOC129807542 gene encoding activating signal cointegrator 1 complex subunit 2 isoform X2 translates to MVFDTESIDCITSFLQESTPCYLSIVAITNNQEIVATYERIMQKVLAVICRMITNKESDTEWISREYLAKIIYSKYLISVPMIFDLLTIYGRTNACILKKIIDIILKIEPKYLSDLELALKFIQKSFSTVQEQLEKNSTSDNVQLLYDLCLHTLDCTTILSILMDVCTESRDICASINMDQTITSIYDCFIPSLYKYIFIYDEMSSYLDLVNRIRVELLSSFRCIINSYIEKVLEKNHQSLKSTTNLDSVEALLSIFTLCLSDNIFVIDYQKLYPVENDIEILRQACPKMDTFKADFIIQAFLSGDENNFVKLPKQSKPANHVNGCNVFEEEGACALSLDTDNSTVLSTDIEKQIRIVQDILPDLGDGFVKKLLHRYDNTELAIAAVLEGNLPPDLDACDKNEVYIPPDYQENLLMETGIRRINVYDGDDYDVRINEKPRGIIKTGKGFPGQPKTAKDLLDDKSYVKELKSRYEKYSFVMENCDYDDEYDDSYDAITESESKKTAKKPQSMRDVLVDEVEDDEESEDGDNDIQENQNKNNPLNFCENPEDVRARYERKRQQKFGGPKKHSERDVVGKAKGQGQTGAVLMNRHKKEVNKSSRANHNRKQGSSWKKSRGMIPS, encoded by the exons ATGGTCTTCGACACTGAATCTATTGATTGCATCACAAGTTTCTTACAAGAGTCCACTCCTTGCTATTTGTCAATAGTTGCAATCACTAATAATCAGGAAATTGTTGCGACTTATGAGAGAATAATGCAGAAAGTGCTTGCAGTTATTTGTCGCATGATAACAAACAAGGAGTCTGATACTGAGTGGATATCGAGGgaatatttggcaaaaataatttACTCTAAGTATCTAATTTCAGTTCCTATGATTTTTGACTTATTGACGATATATGGACGGACAAATGCCtgcattttgaagaaaattatcgATATAATATTGAAGATTGAGCCAAAATATTTGAGTGATCTGGAGCTGGCTCTGAAATTCATTCAGAAGTCATTCTCAACTGTTCAGGAGCAATTAGAGAAGAATAGTACTTCAGACAATGTGCAATTACTCTATGACTTGTGTCTTCACACGTTGGATTGTACGACTATACTTAGCATATTAATGGACGTCTGTACAGAATCTCGTGATATCTGCGCGTCTATTAACATGGATCAGACAATTACAAGCATTTATGATTGTTTTATCCCGAGTCTGTACAAATACATATTCATATATGACGAAATGTCATCATATCTGGATTTAGTCAACAGAATACGAGTGGAATTGCTCTCAAGTTTTCGATGTATAATCAATTCTTATATTGAGAAAGTTTTGGAGAAAAATCATCAGTCCCTCAAGTCTACGACGAATTTAGATAGTGTTGAAGCgcttttgtcaattttcacgtTGTGCCTATCGGACAATATCTTCGTAATTGATTATCAAAAGCTCTACCCAGTTGAGAATGACATTGAAATTCTCCGACAGGCTTGTCCTAAAAT GGACACCTTCAAAGCAGATTTCATTATTCAAGCATTCCTATCTGGGGATGAGAATAATTTTGTAAAGCTTCCGAAGCAATCAAAACCGGCAAATCATGTAAATGGATGCAATGTTTTTGAAGAAGAAGGAGCATGTGCTCTTTCGCTCGATACAGATAATTCAACCGTATTATCCACTGATATCGAGAAGCAAATACGAATAGTTCAAGACATTCTCCCGGATTTAGGAGATGGTTTCGTGAAGAAACTTCTACATCGTTATGATAACACCGAGTTGGCAATTGCAGCCGTACTTGAGGGAAATCTTCCACCTGATTTAGACGCATGCGATAAGAATGAGGTATACATACCACCAGATTATCAAGAGAATTTGCTTATGGAAACTGGTATACGACGAATCAACGTTTATGATGGTGATGATTATGATGTCAGAATAAATGAGAAACCAAGAGGGATTATAAAGACAGGAAAGGGATTCCCAGGGCAGCCGAAAACAGCGAAAGATTTGCTGGATGATAAGAGTTATGTAAAAGAGCTTAAGAGTCGATATGAGAAGTACTCTTTTGTGATGGAGAATTGTGACTATGATGACGAATACGATGATAGTTACGATGCCATTACAGAAAGTGAATCTAAGAAAACAGCTAAGAAGCCACAGTCAATGAGGGATGTTTTGGTGGATGAAGTTGAAGATGACGAGGAAAGTGAGGATGGTGATAATGATATTCAGGAAAATCAAAACAAGAATAATCCACTAAATTTTTGTGAGAATCCTGAAGATGTACGTGCAAGATATGAACGGAAAAGGCAACAGAAATTTGGTGGTCCCAAGAAACACAGTGAGAGAGATGTAGTTGGAAAAGCTAAAGGACAGGGTCAAACTGGTGCTGTCCTTATGAATAGACACaaaaaagaagtcaataaatcATCAAGAGCTAACCACAATCGTAAACAAGGATCATCATGGAAAAAGAGTCGTGGAATGATTCCATCTTAA
- the LOC129805244 gene encoding uncharacterized protein LOC129805244: MYVICNEKVKSDLLGSYSNAKHSYRGHRSESVMSTDSDIRFTRRKLGENERCGCALIAGFLATLLLAGAIVYIGYTYFRPDPLPDRVFRARFRVIKGDTWQPELADQNSLRFQHLSRDYRERINLVLRRSDLRAMYEGCEILALDGIDDQNDLTVHFILHFDPYRGLVSAADLHAIFTEEFEARRPRYFNNITIDLTSLDFQEMLGNFDDISGTSSSPLGRKDDIQNSTIIVKHSPRRCEPVRLLYCRNIGYNLTTYPNLLGHMSFEEVEQNVIAFRELVDAECFRQAFDFVCRLLQPPCEQREPLEPQVGQVCRRYCQEFLNGCGNRLPKKFRKYFNCERFPESTGSQTCRSRPECVADLQSHALSSRLCDGIADCPDLSDEITCSFCPENSLYCGRGRACISRRLRCDGKADCPDGSDEMDCLSIAPLVSHVSRPVPLTPHRNKFYNEGFAIFSEKGITGKLCAEGLDSEKDTIVRNTVAESLCKALGYQNLLHAEVRSDNEPNITYVRVFNPRTPEISFVRTNCRKRLALYLKCDNLECGVQSLFSGSRTMTLSKMSAPGDWPWHVSLYRSDIHVCDGTLVSDEWVLTTEGCFQGQSKATWMAVFGSVRLSSSPPWMQRRRIIGMVKSPVEGSTAALIRLETPVQYSDFVRPVCLPDDIQKNRILSTTRLTSGRNRPQAEKLKNILMDFEILSSSARRKIKVNRDYFSSPANDASGSENIYPRALHEEFEEIDLPKAESLNSPLFSKNYPLPNNSPQTLEYEERSNAFKESQYSSLTNPSIAMVHYANAAVADVANTRVQSHHWTNCNTLGWARQRDHLQRVQLKIGDMEACENVSIATVNSMCTETAYHKQDCMEEEFAGSPVLCLLPDNKRWALVGIASWRIACAISGTERPRMYDKISSNSAWIRDIISAT; this comes from the exons ATGTATGTAATTTgt aatgaaaaagtcaaaagtgatcTTCTGGGAAGCTATAGCAATGCAAAACACTCTTACAGAGGTCATCGATCAGAATCTGTTATGTCCACGGACTCAGATATTAGATTTACAAGAAGAAAACTGGGAGAAAATGAAAGATGTGGCTGTGCTTTAATCGCTGGCTTTTTAGCCACACTTCTTTTGGCTGGAGCTATTGTCTACATTGGAT ACACGTATTTTCGTCCAGATCCGTTACCTGACAGAGTATTTAGAGCAAGATTTAGAGTTATTAAAGGTGATACGTGGCAGCCAGAATTGGCTGATCAAAATTCTTTACGGTTCCAGCACTTATCCCGAGACTATCGGGAAAGGATTAATTTGGTTCTGAGGCGATCTGATCTCAGGGCGATGTATGAGGGATGTGAAATTCTTGCATTGGATGGAATTGACGATCAAAATGATCTAACAGTACATTTTATCCTGCATTTTGATCCTTATCGAGGCTTGGTGTCAGCTGCTGATTTACATGCAATCTTCACAGAAGAATTTGAAGCTCGTAGACCTcgatattttaataatataactATAGATCTAACCTCATTAGATTTTCAAGAGATGCTGGGAAATTTTGACGATATCTCAGGAACTTCTTCATCGCCTTTAGGAAGAAAAGATGATATTCAAAATAGCACAATAATAGTGAAGCATTCTCCCCGACGATGTGAACCGGTGCGACTTCTGTATTGTCGTAATATAGGATACAATTTAACAACATATCCCAACTTACTTG GACATATGTCTTTCGAAGAAGTCGAGCAAAATGTGATTGCATTTAGAGAACTTGTGGATGCAGAATGTTTTCGGCAAGCTTTCGATTTCGTATGTAGACTCTTACAACCACCATGTGAACAACGAGAACCTCTTGAACCACAAGTTGGACAAGTGTGCCGAAGATATTGTCAGGAGTTTTTAAATGGATGCGGAAATCGTTTACCAAAGAAATTCAGGAAATATTTCAATTGTGAAAGATTTCCTGAGTCTACAGGCAGTCAAACATGTCGAAGTCGACCAGAATGTGTGGCAGATCTTCAATCACATGCTCTATCATCGAGGCTTTGCGATGGGATTGCGGATTGTCCAGATCTTAGTGATGAGATAACCTGTTCATTCTGTCCGGAAAATTCTCTTTATTGTGGGCGCGGAAGGGCATGTATCTCTAGGAGGTTGCGTTGCGATGGTAAAGCTGATTGTCCAGACGGAAGTGACGAGATGGATTGTT tATCAATTGCTCCTTTGGTGTCACATGTGTCGAGACCAGTACCATTAACTCCGCACAGAAATAAATTCTATAACGAAGGTTTTGCCATATTTTCGGAGAAGGGGATAACTGGAAAATTATGTGCCGAAGGTTTAGATTCAGAAAAGGACACAATAGTTCGGAATACTGTGGCCGAGTCATTGTGCAAGGCTCTTGGTTATCAAAACTTGCTGCATGCGGAAGTGCGGAGTGATAATGAACCCAATATTACTTATGTTCGCGTTTTTAATCCTCGAACACCTGAAATATCGTTTGTACGGACCAATTGCAGAAAGAGGCTGGCATTATATCTAAAGTGTGATAATTTGGAATGTGGAGTTCAATCATTGTTCTCTGGAAGTCGCACGATGACTCTGTCAAAAATGAGTGCCCCCGGAGATTGGCCCTGGCATGTGAGTCTCTATAGAAGTGATATCCATGTGTGTGACGGCACTCTTGTATCTGATGAGTGGGTGCTTACAACGGAAGGATGCTTTCAAGGTCAGTCGAAAGCAACATGGATGGCGGTTTTTGGTTCAGTAAGACTTTCATCATCTCCACCATGGATGCAACGAAGGAGGata ATTGGCATGGTGAAATCACCTGTAGAGGGTTCGACAGCAGCTCTTATTCGTTTAGAGACGCCAGTTCAATATTCAGATTTTGTTCGACCTGTTTGTCTTCCCGATGatatccaaaaaaatcgtattctGTCTACAACGCGATTAACTAGTGGAAGAAATCGTCCACaagctgaaaaattaaaaaatattctcatggattttgaaatattgtcaTCATCTGCTCGTCGAAAGATTAAAGTCAATAGGGATTATTTTAGCAGTCCAGCCAATGATGCTAGTGGCAGTGAAAATATTTATCCTCGAGCTCTACATGAGGAATTTGAAGAAATTGATTTACCAAAGGCAGAGTCACTTAATAGTCCTTTATTCAGCAAAAATTATCCCCTACCCAACAATTCGCCACAAACTCTGGAGTATGAGGAACGAAGTAATGCATTCAAAGAGTCCCAATATTCATCCCTTACTAATCCGTCGATTGCAATGGTACACTATGCAAATGCTGCAGTTGCTGATGTGGCTAATACTCGGGTGCAATCTCATCACTGGACCAATTGCAATACACTTGGATGGGCAAGACAAAGAGATCATTTGCAGCGAGTTCAGCTCAAAATTGGTGATATGGAGGCGTGCGAAAATGTTTCAATTGCAACAGTTAACAGCATGTGCACAGAGACAGCTTATCATAAACAAGATTGTATG GAGGAAGAATTTGCGGGAAGTCCAGTGCTGTGTCTGCTTCCTGATAATAAACGATGGGCCCTAGTCGGAATAGCATCTTGGCGAATTGCATGTGCTATTAGTGGGACCGAACGGCCTCGAATGTACGATAAGATATCATCAAACTCTGCATGGATTCGAGATATAATCAGTGCAACGTAA